One genomic segment of Panicum virgatum strain AP13 chromosome 2N, P.virgatum_v5, whole genome shotgun sequence includes these proteins:
- the LOC120661747 gene encoding disease resistance protein PIK6-NP-like isoform X1: MDFATALLPKLAELLKDEYNLHTGARKGIEFLQKELETMHAALEKIGEVPREQLDKLQRIWARDVRDLSYDMEDTVDTFMVDVEGPERPSKRGAKKVIRKMMRKVTKAMARREVAQEINGIKERVMELANRRDRYKVDDIAPTKKTHIDPRLEALYTKVTELVGIGEAKGEVITRLANGDQQETKVVSIAGFGGLGKTTLARAVHDEIKKDFDCTAFVSVSRNPDMEKLLKDILYGLDKEKFEDIHSKMLDERILIDKAIEFLKNKRYLIVIDDIWDEEPWDKVIRHALIENNMRSRIITTTRIIDVAEHIGGCYRLKPLSKESSEMLFYGRIFGSKDIFPMQFSEVSKKILKKCGGIPLAIITASGLLANKSENIKEWFKVCDSIGSGLGSNHVMDSMRKILLLSYYDLPFHLKTCLLYLSIFPEDYAISKTQLIWRWVAEGFVQQAGDQSLFEIGKSYFNELLNRSLIQPAYMDRDGTPRACRVHDAVLDLVISLSIKEQFITILGDGKHSLESKYQVRWLSLLHNNNTAWPSMKMPKLRSLTIFKPTGVVIDPMTPSISCYHLLRVLDLQGCNVEDLASLGFVGSLTHLRYLGLPSSSTNAKLPVEMGKLRFLQTLDLSKAGVKEMPSSVITGLGGQLMCLRGQNGLGTDLSSDLLENLTSLELLESATVTSKCTAEKLGRMTQLRVLSVIIRLSTPDDEEWSACTNALVESLGKLTRIESLQIHHHRFYPIDLEGSMAEPLENLCRLVCIDLATLLPGWIQPASLPILSYLEIDVRDERREDIKVLGTLSCLRHLVFRVRLAPELQVLERCVVGPDAFPCLVSCEFHVRGGGVVPGIFPRGAMPRLQNFKFSVKPEHFWSGGGSTVDVLVLGHLPSLRSVTVTLGFLHNREDDTIKSVREKLEHEAAAHPNHPLRILFTS; this comes from the exons ATGGACTTTGCGACGGCCCTGCTTCCCAAGCTCGCAGAGCTGCTGAAGGATGAGTACAACCTGCACACAGGCGCAAGGAAGGGCATCGAGTTCCTGCAAAAGGAGCTAGAGACCATGCACGCTGCCCTCGAGAAAATCGGCGAGGTACCAAGGGAGCAGCTTGACAAGCTGCAAAGGATCTGGGCTCGGGATGTCCGGGACCTCTCCTACGACATGGAGGACACCGTGGACACATTCATGGTGGACGTCGAGGGTCCTGAACGCCCCAGCAAAAGGGGAGCCAAAAAGGTCATCAGGAAGATGATGAGAAAGGTCACCAAGGCAATGGCTCGCCGTGAGGTCGCTCAAGAGATCAACGGTATCAAGGAGCGTGTCATGGAGCTAGCCAATCGACGTGACAG GTACAAGGTTGATGATATTGCTCCTACCAAGAAAACCCATATTGACCCTCGCCTAGAAGCACTGTACACCAAGGTCACTGAACTTGTCGGCATTGGTGAGGCAAAGGGAGAAGTAATCACAAGATTGGCAAACGGAGACCAACAGGAAACGAAAGTAGTCTCTATTGCTGGATTTGGAGGACTCGGCAAGACCACACTTGCCAGAGCAGTGCATGATGAGATCAAGAAAGACTTTGATTGCACAGCTTTTGTTTCAGTGTCCCGTAATCCTGACATGGAGAAACTTCTCAAGGACATTCTGTATGGCCTTGACAAGGAAAAGTTCGAGGACATTCATAGCAAAATGTTGGATGAGAGGATTCTCATAGATAAAGCTATCGAATTTCTCAAGAACAAGAG GTACCTCATTGTTATTGATGATATATGGGATGAAGAACCATGGGATAAGGTAATACGACATGCCCTAATTGAGAATAACATGAGAAGTAGAATAATCACAACCACCCGCATTATTGATGTTGCCGAGCATATTGGCGGTTGCTATAGGCTCAAACCACTTTCTAAAGAGAGCTCTGAAATGCTATTCTATGGAAGGATATTTGGCTCAAAAGATATATTTCCTATGCAATTTTCAGAAGTATCTAAAAAGATTCTGAAGAAATGTGGAGGTATCCCATTAGCCATCATTACCGCATCTGGTTTGCTTGCTAATAAATCAGAGAACATTAAAGAGTGGTTTAAAGTGTGTGACTCAATTGGTTCTGGCCTTGGAAGCAATCATGTTATGGATAGTATGAGAAAGATACTGCTGCTTAGCTATTATGACCTACCTTTTCATTTGAAGACCTGTTTACTATATCTAAGCATATTTCCAGAAGACTATGCAATTAGTAAGACTCAACTGATATGGAGGTGGGTAGCTGAAGGTTTTGTCCAACAAGCAGGGGACCAAAGTTTGTTTGAGATCGGAAAGAGTTACTTCAATGAGCTTCTAAATAGAAGCTTGATCCAGCCTGCATACATGGATAGGGACGGTACACCTCGTGCTTGCCGAGTGCATGATGCGGTGCTCGATCTTGTTATCTCCTTGTCAATAAAAGAACAATTCATCACAATATTGGGTGATGGAAAGCATTCTTTGGAAAGCAAGTATCAGGTTCGTTGGTTATCTCTTCTGCATAATAATAACACTGCTTGGCCTAGCATGAAGATGCCAAAATTGAGGTCCCTTACCATCTTCAAACCTACTGGTGTAGTAATCGATCCGATGACACCCTCCATTTCATGCTACCATCTTTTGCGTGTATTGGATCTACAAGGTTGCAACGTCGAGGACCTTGCAAGCCTGGGGTTTGTGGGGAGCTTAACTCATCTACGGTATCTTGGTCTACCAAGTAGTAGTACTAATGCTAAACTGCCAGTAGAGATGGGGAAGCTGCGGTTTCTGCAGACACTGGATTTATCTAAAGCTGGAGTAAAAGAAATGCCATCGAGTGTTATTACAGGTCTAGGGGGACAATTGATGTGCCTACGTGGTCAGAATGGTTTGGGCACAGACCTGTCATCAGATTTGCTGGAGAACCTAACCTCCCTTGAATTGCTAGAGTCGGCAACAGTGACATCCAAATGCACTGCTGAGAAGCTGGGCCGTATGACCCAACTGAGGGTACTCTCTGTCATAATCAGATTATCTACACCGGACGATGAGGAATGGAGTGCGTGCACAAATGCTCTGGTTGAATCCCTGGGCAAACTAACCAGAATTGAATCGCTACAGATTCATCACCACAGATTTTATCCAATCGACCTTGAGGGCTCCATGGCAGAGCCACTGGAAAACCTATGCCGACTTGTCTGCATCGATCTGGCCACGCTTCTGCCAGGATGGATTCAACCCGCATCGCTTCCCATTCTCTCCTACCTGGAGATAGATGTGCGGGACGAGCGAAGGGAGGACATCAAGGTTCTTGGCACGCTGTCGTGCCTTCGTCATCTCGTGTTCAGAGTGAGGCTTGCCCCCGAGCTGCAGGTGCTGGAAAGGTGTGTGGTTGGGCCTGATGCTTTCCCTTGTTTGGTAAGCTGTGAGTTTCATGTAAGGGGAGGAGGCGTGGTTCCAGGTATTTTCCCACGGGGTGCTATGCCAAGGCTCCAAAACTTTAAGTTCAGTGTCAAACCGGAGCATTTCTGGAGTGGTGGTGGATCTACAGTTGACGTCCTGGTTCTAGGCCATCTCCCGTCACTTCGGAGTGTCACTGTTACTCTTGGCTTTCTTCACAATCGTGAAGACGATACGATCAAGAGTGTGAGAGAGAAGCTTGAGCACGAGGCGGCTGCCCACCCTAACCATCCTCTTCGCATTCTTTTcaccagctag
- the LOC120661747 gene encoding disease resistance protein Pik-1-like isoform X3, producing MDFATALLPKLAELLKDEYNLHTGARKGIEFLQKELETMHAALEKIGEVPREQLDKLQRIWARDVRDLSYDMEDTVDTFMVDVEGPERPSKRGAKKVIRKMMRKVTKAMARREVAQEINGIKERVMELANRRDRYKVDDIAPTKKTHIDPRLEALYTKVTELVGIGEAKGEVITRLANGDQQETKVVSIAGFGGLGKTTLARAVHDEIKKDFDCTAFVSVSRNPDMEKLLKDILYGLDKEKFEDIHSKMLDERILIDKAIEFLKNKRYLIVIDDIWDEEPWDKKYLKRF from the exons ATGGACTTTGCGACGGCCCTGCTTCCCAAGCTCGCAGAGCTGCTGAAGGATGAGTACAACCTGCACACAGGCGCAAGGAAGGGCATCGAGTTCCTGCAAAAGGAGCTAGAGACCATGCACGCTGCCCTCGAGAAAATCGGCGAGGTACCAAGGGAGCAGCTTGACAAGCTGCAAAGGATCTGGGCTCGGGATGTCCGGGACCTCTCCTACGACATGGAGGACACCGTGGACACATTCATGGTGGACGTCGAGGGTCCTGAACGCCCCAGCAAAAGGGGAGCCAAAAAGGTCATCAGGAAGATGATGAGAAAGGTCACCAAGGCAATGGCTCGCCGTGAGGTCGCTCAAGAGATCAACGGTATCAAGGAGCGTGTCATGGAGCTAGCCAATCGACGTGACAG GTACAAGGTTGATGATATTGCTCCTACCAAGAAAACCCATATTGACCCTCGCCTAGAAGCACTGTACACCAAGGTCACTGAACTTGTCGGCATTGGTGAGGCAAAGGGAGAAGTAATCACAAGATTGGCAAACGGAGACCAACAGGAAACGAAAGTAGTCTCTATTGCTGGATTTGGAGGACTCGGCAAGACCACACTTGCCAGAGCAGTGCATGATGAGATCAAGAAAGACTTTGATTGCACAGCTTTTGTTTCAGTGTCCCGTAATCCTGACATGGAGAAACTTCTCAAGGACATTCTGTATGGCCTTGACAAGGAAAAGTTCGAGGACATTCATAGCAAAATGTTGGATGAGAGGATTCTCATAGATAAAGCTATCGAATTTCTCAAGAACAAGAG GTACCTCATTGTTATTGATGATATATGGGATGAAGAACCATGGGATAAG AAGTATCTAAAAAGATTCTGA
- the LOC120661747 gene encoding disease resistance protein PIK6-NP-like isoform X2 produces MDFATALLPKLAELLKDEYNLHTGARKGIEFLQKELETMHAALEKIGEVPREQLDKLQRIWARDVRDLSYDMEDTVDTFMVDVEGPERPSKRGAKKVIRKMMRKVTKAMARREVAQEINGIKERVMELANRRDRYKVDDIAPTKKTHIDPRLEALYTKVTELVGIGEAKGEVITRLANGDQQETKVVSIAGFGGLGKTTLARAVHDEIKKDFDCTAFVSVSRNPDMEKLLKDILYGLDKEKFEDIHSKMLDERILIDKAIEFLKNKRNDMHICKQNPNCQWHFEIAPASSYPLG; encoded by the exons ATGGACTTTGCGACGGCCCTGCTTCCCAAGCTCGCAGAGCTGCTGAAGGATGAGTACAACCTGCACACAGGCGCAAGGAAGGGCATCGAGTTCCTGCAAAAGGAGCTAGAGACCATGCACGCTGCCCTCGAGAAAATCGGCGAGGTACCAAGGGAGCAGCTTGACAAGCTGCAAAGGATCTGGGCTCGGGATGTCCGGGACCTCTCCTACGACATGGAGGACACCGTGGACACATTCATGGTGGACGTCGAGGGTCCTGAACGCCCCAGCAAAAGGGGAGCCAAAAAGGTCATCAGGAAGATGATGAGAAAGGTCACCAAGGCAATGGCTCGCCGTGAGGTCGCTCAAGAGATCAACGGTATCAAGGAGCGTGTCATGGAGCTAGCCAATCGACGTGACAG GTACAAGGTTGATGATATTGCTCCTACCAAGAAAACCCATATTGACCCTCGCCTAGAAGCACTGTACACCAAGGTCACTGAACTTGTCGGCATTGGTGAGGCAAAGGGAGAAGTAATCACAAGATTGGCAAACGGAGACCAACAGGAAACGAAAGTAGTCTCTATTGCTGGATTTGGAGGACTCGGCAAGACCACACTTGCCAGAGCAGTGCATGATGAGATCAAGAAAGACTTTGATTGCACAGCTTTTGTTTCAGTGTCCCGTAATCCTGACATGGAGAAACTTCTCAAGGACATTCTGTATGGCCTTGACAAGGAAAAGTTCGAGGACATTCATAGCAAAATGTTGGATGAGAGGATTCTCATAGATAAAGCTATCGAATTTCTCAAGAACAAGAG AAATGATATGCACATCTGCAAGCAAAACCCAAACTGCCAGTGGCATTTTGAAATAGCCCCCGCATCTTCATATCCTCTTGGCTAG
- the LOC120662887 gene encoding uncharacterized protein LOC120662887 — translation MGLIAVATATSGVAASIMPGGCTAHSRFKIPIKLSGSTMCSFTKQSGTTELLRKTSLIIWDEIAMTKRQAVEALDRSLRDIMSCDMPFGGKIMLFGGDFRQTDTWFADYLLRIGNGTEEAFEGDYVWLPDDILIHNPAEDHSIDILIDRVFPNLVANCTSASYMRERAILSTRNEHVDATNALMIDRFPGKQKIFYSFDSVDDDPRNTFGDYDLLNYLNVFNCYNAL, via the exons ATGGGTCTTATTGCTGTTGCTACTGCTACATCTGGTGTAGCTGCTTCCATTATGCCTGGTGGGTGCACCGCACATTCTCGCTTCAAGATTCCAATAAAATTGAGTGGCAGTACTATGTGTAGCTTTACAAAGCAGAGTGGCACAACAGAGCTGCTTAGAAAGACATCTCTGATAATATGGGATGAGATTGCAATGACTAAGAGGCAAGCAGTTGAGGCTCTTGACAGGTCACTGAGGGATATAATGAGTTGTGATATGCCATTTGGAGGGAAGATTATGTTGTTTGGTGGCGACTTCAGACAG ACTGATACATGGTTTGCAGATTACTTATTGAGGATTGGTAATGGGACCGAGGAAGCATTTGAGGGTGACTACGTGTGGCTTCCTGATGACATTCTGATTCACAATCCTGCGGAGGATCATTCCATTGACATCCTTATTGATCGGGTGTTCCCGAATCTTGTTGCTAATTGCACTTCTGCCTCTTATATGCGCGAGCGTGCGATACTATCCACCAGGAATGAACATGTTGATGCCACGAATGCACTTATGATTGATAGATTTCCGGGGAAGCAGAAGATTTTCTATAGCTTCGATTCTGTGGATGATGACCCAC GTAACACGTTTGGAGATTATGACCTCCTGAATTATCTGAATGTATTCAACTGCTATAATGCACTATGA